The following coding sequences lie in one Variovorax terrae genomic window:
- a CDS encoding phasin family protein codes for MSLTAEQILAAQKANVETLFGLTSKAFEGVEKLVELNVTASKAALSEAAGHTQAVLGVKDAQELLALQASLFQPLAEKTAAYSRHLYDIASSTGAEFGKAFEAKTAEAQKAFVGLVDNAAKNAPAGSETAVAVMKSAVAAANNAFESVQKAVKQATDVAEANFNAVATTAVNAAKTTTAKKR; via the coding sequence ATGTCTCTTACCGCTGAACAAATCCTGGCCGCCCAGAAAGCCAACGTCGAAACCCTGTTCGGTCTGACCAGCAAGGCCTTCGAAGGCGTCGAAAAACTGGTTGAACTGAACGTGACCGCCTCCAAGGCCGCCCTGAGCGAAGCCGCCGGCCACACCCAGGCCGTGCTGGGCGTGAAGGATGCCCAGGAGCTGCTGGCCCTGCAGGCCTCCCTGTTCCAGCCCCTGGCTGAAAAGACCGCCGCCTACAGCCGCCACCTGTATGACATCGCTTCGAGCACGGGCGCCGAATTCGGCAAGGCTTTCGAAGCCAAGACCGCCGAAGCCCAGAAGGCCTTCGTGGGCCTGGTCGACAATGCCGCCAAGAACGCCCCCGCCGGCTCCGAAACCGCCGTGGCCGTGATGAAGAGCGCCGTGGCCGCCGCCAACAACGCGTTCGAATCCGTGCAAAAGGCCGTGAAGCAAGCGACCGACGTGGCCGAAGCCAACTTCAACGCCGTGGCCACGACCGCCGTCAACGCGGCCAAGACCACCACCGCCAAGAAGCGCTAA
- a CDS encoding patatin-like phospholipase family protein → MATPSTPKRPPRIGLALGGGAARGFAHVGVIQVLEEAGIRPDYVVGTSAGSLVASLYASGKTGAQLQQVAETMEEAAFTDWTLPLFNRGMLRGEALARYVNAAVGNRLIENMALPLGIVATDLNSGQGMLFQRGDTGTAVRASSAVPAVFQPVKISGHEYVDGGLVSPVPVRFARQMGAELVIAVDISSAPEGNPAGDTLQILLQTFAIMGKSINNYELREADLVVRPALAGVKSADFTARRRAIEAGRAAMQQLLPRLQAELLAKAR, encoded by the coding sequence ATGGCCACCCCCTCGACGCCCAAGCGCCCGCCGCGGATCGGCCTGGCACTGGGCGGCGGCGCGGCGCGCGGCTTCGCCCATGTGGGCGTGATCCAGGTGCTGGAGGAGGCCGGGATTCGGCCCGATTACGTGGTGGGCACCTCGGCGGGCAGCCTCGTGGCCTCGCTCTACGCCAGCGGCAAGACCGGCGCGCAGCTGCAGCAGGTGGCCGAAACCATGGAAGAGGCCGCGTTCACCGACTGGACGCTGCCTCTCTTCAATCGCGGCATGCTGCGCGGCGAAGCCCTGGCGCGCTACGTCAATGCCGCCGTGGGCAACCGGCTGATCGAGAACATGGCGCTGCCGCTGGGCATCGTGGCGACCGACCTGAACAGCGGGCAGGGCATGTTGTTCCAGCGCGGCGACACCGGCACGGCGGTGCGGGCCTCGAGCGCCGTGCCGGCGGTGTTCCAGCCGGTGAAGATCTCGGGGCATGAGTACGTGGACGGCGGGCTGGTGTCGCCCGTGCCGGTGCGCTTTGCGCGGCAGATGGGGGCCGAGCTGGTGATCGCCGTGGACATTTCCAGCGCGCCCGAGGGCAACCCGGCCGGCGACACGCTGCAGATCCTGTTGCAGACCTTCGCCATCATGGGCAAGAGCATCAACAACTACGAGCTGCGGGAGGCGGACCTCGTGGTGCGGCCTGCGCTGGCGGGCGTGAAAAGCGCCGATTTCACGGCCCGGCGCCGTGCCATCGAGGCCGGGCGCGCGGCCATGCAGCAACTGCTGCCAAGGCTCCAGGCCGAACTGCTGGCCAAGGCCAGATAA
- a CDS encoding extracellular solute-binding protein: MLKRAARLASAALLLSAGAASAQEQVVNLYSARHYSTDEALYSNFTKATGIKVNRVDSDDAGILARLKAEGTASPADVILLVDAARLYQGEANGLFLPVKSAVLDEVIPANLRSKPAADGGISWFGLSTRARIVVYDKIKVKKEDVDTYEKLADPRNKGKLCIRSGSHPYNLSLFGAVTEHLGDVKAEEWLKGLAANMARDPKGGDTDQIKAVAAGECQIAVTNSYYLARIMRSSNPEDRVVADRVGVVFPNQNSWGTHLNIAGGAVAKYSKNPANAVKFLEYLASPEAQNYFANGNNEWPAAKGVVTSNAALKAMTGGSFKSETIPISAVGANQTKVQQMLDRVGFK, translated from the coding sequence ATGCTCAAACGTGCTGCCCGCCTCGCCTCCGCCGCGCTGCTGCTTTCCGCCGGCGCCGCCTCGGCCCAGGAACAGGTCGTCAACCTGTACTCGGCCCGCCACTATTCCACCGACGAGGCCCTGTACAGCAACTTCACCAAGGCAACCGGGATCAAGGTCAACCGGGTTGATTCGGACGATGCCGGCATTCTCGCGCGGCTGAAGGCCGAGGGTACCGCGTCGCCGGCCGACGTGATCCTGCTGGTCGATGCCGCCCGCCTGTACCAGGGCGAGGCCAACGGCCTGTTCCTGCCGGTCAAGTCCGCGGTGCTGGACGAGGTCATCCCCGCCAACCTGCGCAGCAAGCCGGCGGCCGACGGCGGCATTTCCTGGTTCGGCCTCTCCACCCGCGCGCGCATCGTGGTGTACGACAAGATCAAGGTCAAGAAGGAGGATGTCGACACCTACGAGAAGCTGGCCGACCCGCGCAACAAGGGCAAGCTCTGCATCCGCTCGGGCTCCCACCCTTACAACCTGAGCCTGTTCGGCGCCGTAACCGAGCACCTGGGCGACGTCAAGGCCGAAGAATGGCTCAAGGGCCTCGCCGCCAACATGGCGCGCGACCCGAAGGGCGGCGACACCGACCAGATCAAGGCCGTGGCGGCCGGCGAATGCCAGATCGCCGTCACCAACAGCTACTACCTCGCGCGCATCATGCGCTCCAGCAACCCCGAAGACCGCGTCGTGGCCGACCGCGTGGGCGTGGTCTTCCCGAACCAGAACTCCTGGGGTACCCACCTGAACATCGCCGGCGGCGCCGTGGCGAAGTATTCCAAGAACCCCGCCAACGCCGTGAAGTTCCTCGAGTACCTGGCCAGCCCCGAGGCCCAGAACTACTTCGCCAACGGCAACAACGAGTGGCCCGCCGCCAAGGGCGTGGTCACCAGCAACGCGGCCCTCAAGGCCATGACCGGCGGCTCGTTCAAGAGCGAGACCATTCCGATCAGCGCGGTGGGCGCCAACCAGACCAAGGTGCAGCAGATGCTGGACCGGGTGGGGTTCAAGTAA
- a CDS encoding 3-hydroxyacyl-CoA dehydrogenase: MQIQGKVFIVTGGASGLGEGTARMLAAQGGTVVIADMQADKGEAVAREIGGAFVKCDVSQEADGQAVVAKAVSLGKLMGLVNCAGIAPAEKTVGKNGPHSLAVFSKTVMVNLVGSFNMIRLAADAMCRNEPESTGERGVLISTASVAAYDGQIGQAAYSASKGGVVGMTLPIARDLARNGIRNMTIAPGIFGTPMLFGMPQEVQDALAASVPFPSRLGTPEDYARLARHIIENDMLNGEVIRLDGAIRLAPR; encoded by the coding sequence ATGCAGATCCAGGGCAAGGTTTTCATCGTCACGGGCGGCGCTTCGGGCCTGGGCGAAGGCACGGCGCGCATGCTGGCAGCCCAAGGCGGCACCGTGGTGATCGCCGACATGCAGGCGGACAAGGGCGAGGCCGTGGCCCGCGAGATCGGCGGCGCCTTCGTGAAGTGCGACGTGAGCCAGGAGGCCGACGGCCAGGCCGTGGTGGCCAAGGCCGTGTCGCTGGGCAAGCTCATGGGCCTGGTCAACTGCGCGGGCATCGCGCCGGCCGAAAAGACGGTGGGCAAGAACGGCCCGCATTCGCTGGCGGTGTTCAGCAAGACCGTCATGGTCAACCTGGTGGGCAGCTTCAATATGATCCGCCTGGCCGCCGACGCCATGTGCAGGAACGAGCCCGAGTCCACCGGCGAGCGCGGCGTGCTGATCTCCACCGCCAGCGTGGCGGCCTACGACGGCCAGATCGGCCAGGCCGCCTACAGCGCCTCCAAGGGCGGCGTGGTGGGCATGACGCTGCCGATCGCGCGCGACCTGGCGCGCAATGGCATCCGCAACATGACCATCGCCCCCGGCATCTTCGGCACGCCCATGCTGTTCGGCATGCCCCAGGAGGTGCAGGACGCGCTGGCCGCCAGCGTGCCCTTCCCCTCGCGCCTGGGCACGCCCGAGGACTACGCCAGGCTGGCCCGGCACATCATCGAGAACGACATGCTCAACGGCGAGGTGATCCGCCTGGACGGCGCGATCCGCCTCGCGCCGCGCTGA
- a CDS encoding gamma-glutamyltransferase family protein → MKHTLGSITVAALLTACAATPPSFTYTVPPQPEGSWGYTDKPGWATTRFAAAAANPLATDAGYQVLKAGGSAIDAAVAMQMVLTLVEPQSSGIGGGAFLLHYNGKDVEAFDGRETAPAAANEKLFLGADGKPLPFYDAVVGGRSVGVPGAVRMLEMAHQQYGRLPWAKLFEPAITLAEGGFKISTRLYMQIRNDAHLKKDPVAAAYFYKPDGDARDAGFNLRNPELAATLRKIAAEGAKGLLEGEVAQAIVDKVQKHPTNPGQLTLADLAGYQARKRSPICHDYRVSANDYRICGFPPPGSGAIAIGQILGMLNNTNAASLPLAAGLGGTPGSSSPAPSADWLHLYTEASRLAFADRAQYLGDPDFVQPPAGSWMSLLAPGYLAERARLIGAQSMKVAQPGVPGAVKTSYAPMPEQIEHGTSHLSIVDAYGNSVAMTTTVEDAFGARQMVKGFLLNNELTDFSFAPADAQGQPIANRVQPGKRPRSSMAPTLVFDKATGQLVMSTGSMGGPLIIHSTAKTLYGVLNWGLLPQQAVNLPNFGTFNGPTLLEQNRFPPATVQALQARGHEVREQELGSGVQAITRGQIHGQPVWLGGADPRREGTVEGD, encoded by the coding sequence ATGAAACATACGCTCGGCTCGATCACGGTGGCGGCCCTGCTCACCGCCTGCGCTGCCACGCCGCCCAGCTTCACCTATACCGTGCCGCCGCAGCCCGAGGGCTCCTGGGGCTACACCGACAAGCCCGGCTGGGCCACCACCCGGTTCGCCGCGGCGGCTGCCAACCCGCTGGCCACCGACGCCGGCTACCAGGTGCTCAAGGCCGGCGGCTCGGCCATCGACGCCGCGGTCGCCATGCAGATGGTGCTGACCCTGGTGGAGCCGCAATCCAGCGGCATCGGCGGCGGCGCCTTCCTGCTGCACTACAACGGCAAGGACGTCGAGGCCTTCGACGGGCGCGAGACGGCGCCCGCGGCGGCCAATGAAAAGCTCTTCCTCGGCGCCGACGGCAAGCCCCTGCCGTTCTACGACGCCGTGGTGGGCGGCCGCTCGGTCGGCGTGCCGGGCGCGGTGCGCATGCTCGAGATGGCACACCAGCAGTACGGCAGGCTGCCCTGGGCCAAGCTGTTCGAGCCTGCGATCACGCTGGCCGAGGGTGGCTTCAAGATCAGCACACGCCTTTACATGCAGATCAGGAACGACGCCCACCTCAAGAAGGACCCGGTCGCCGCCGCCTACTTCTACAAGCCCGACGGCGATGCGCGCGACGCCGGCTTCAACCTGCGCAACCCGGAACTGGCCGCCACGCTGAGGAAGATCGCCGCCGAGGGCGCCAAGGGCCTGCTCGAAGGCGAGGTGGCGCAGGCCATCGTCGACAAGGTGCAGAAACACCCCACCAACCCCGGCCAGCTCACGCTGGCCGACCTGGCCGGCTACCAGGCCCGGAAGCGCTCGCCGATCTGCCACGACTACCGGGTGAGTGCCAACGACTACCGCATCTGCGGCTTCCCGCCGCCCGGCTCGGGCGCAATTGCCATCGGCCAGATCCTGGGCATGCTGAACAACACCAACGCCGCCAGCCTGCCCTTGGCCGCCGGCTTGGGCGGCACGCCCGGCAGCAGCAGCCCGGCGCCCTCGGCCGACTGGCTGCACCTGTACACCGAGGCCTCGCGCCTGGCCTTCGCCGACCGCGCGCAGTACCTGGGCGACCCTGACTTCGTGCAGCCGCCCGCCGGCAGCTGGATGAGCCTGCTGGCGCCCGGCTACCTGGCCGAGCGCGCCCGGCTGATCGGTGCGCAGAGCATGAAGGTGGCCCAGCCCGGCGTGCCCGGCGCCGTGAAGACCAGCTACGCGCCCATGCCCGAGCAGATCGAGCACGGCACTTCGCACCTCAGCATCGTCGACGCCTATGGCAATTCGGTCGCCATGACCACGACGGTGGAAGACGCGTTTGGCGCGCGCCAGATGGTCAAGGGCTTCCTGCTGAACAACGAGCTGACCGATTTCAGCTTCGCCCCCGCCGACGCCCAGGGCCAGCCGATCGCCAACCGCGTTCAGCCCGGCAAGCGTCCGCGCTCCTCGATGGCACCCACCCTGGTGTTCGACAAGGCCACCGGCCAGCTCGTGATGAGCACCGGCAGCATGGGCGGCCCGCTGATCATCCACTCCACGGCCAAGACGCTGTACGGCGTGCTCAACTGGGGCCTGCTGCCGCAGCAGGCGGTCAACCTGCCCAACTTCGGCACCTTCAACGGGCCCACGCTGCTGGAGCAGAACCGCTTCCCGCCGGCCACGGTGCAGGCGCTGCAGGCCCGCGGCCACGAGGTGCGCGAGCAGGAACTGGGCAGCGGTGTGCAGGCCATCACGCGCGGCCAGATCCACGGCCAGCCGGTGTGGCTCGGCGGCGCCGATCCGCGCCGCGAAGGCACCGTGGAAGGCGACTGA
- a CDS encoding response regulator translates to MSAVSPLLADTMAAQAPRASHHSTQLSTLPAGRREHQRALAVVLVSAIVFLAIVPFAKTLLGPMPAFLPAYQSALVLGEISTATLLFGQYATWRSRGLLVLASAYLFSALMAVAHALSFPGLFLQGGLPGGGPQTTAWLYFLWHGGFPSLVVAYALMDPREEVFASGQRPSALPAIGLCCALVLAAALLCVALVTQGHGLLPVIMSGDYDAAAKQLAASATWVLGLVSVPLLWRRRPRSVLDLWLMVVMFAWVFDVALAAVFNGARYDVGWYFGRVYGILAASFILIVLLLDNAVLYSELARAHDIQHEAAAASREARDAAEEATRAKSQFLANMSHEIRTPMNAMLGMTQLALKGPLDTRQRGYLEKSLQAGRHLLGILNDILDLSKIEAGKLAVDSVDFELEQVLSGVGDLVNEKAGAKGLEVVIDVDEHVPKMLQGDPMRLGQVLMNLANNAVKFTDQGEVAITVRVAQETADGVVLRFAVTDTGIGLSPEQQERMFQSFEQADASTTRRFGGTGLGLAISRHLTGLMGGEIGVESALGEGATFWFTARFGRSAQRARALVTNGGLKGRRILVVDDSARARAVIVDMLLRMKFEVVQADAGRAALALVAQADAQGRPFDLVLLDWQMPEMDGIEAARELARLPLGRRPEVLLVTAFNREEVISGARAAGVREVLIKPVSPSLVFDALVGALGRGPARPPAGRAAAGEPAAAAAYDAARVLLVEDNPANQEVVVGLLELRGIQVDVAGNGQQALERLQAAPDGTWDLVFMDLQMPVMDGITATQAIRQLERYRALPVVAMTANALVGDRERCLAAGMDDHVAKPIDEEQLLAVLARWLRRPPVPPPAEAPAMAPDAALGAGRPGRRVRLDVADAPALAIPPPQPAAGAPASPFEALDAAMAHDIRSSLGVVAGYARLLELKFGPALDDKGREYIATMSDTTRETTQLVTAWRTAARLLRQPLQPETVDMAALVAAMVDELFAADAPPAAPTRVSVQPGLPAAQGDGVLLAHVWRQLLDNARKFTRDTAEPAVRIEWRREGGATHYGVLDNGIGLAAKDRARLFQPLQRPHGEAFDGLGLGLFVAHQLAQRHGGQLWAEPVEGGGAAFWLVLPDAAAGPGAAA, encoded by the coding sequence ATGAGCGCCGTCTCACCCCTCCTGGCGGACACGATGGCGGCGCAGGCGCCCCGGGCGAGCCACCACTCCACCCAGTTGTCCACGCTGCCGGCTGGCCGCCGCGAGCACCAGCGGGCGCTGGCCGTGGTGCTGGTGTCGGCCATCGTGTTCCTGGCGATCGTGCCGTTCGCCAAGACGCTGCTCGGGCCCATGCCCGCCTTTCTGCCGGCGTACCAGTCGGCGCTGGTGCTCGGCGAGATCTCCACGGCCACGCTGCTGTTCGGCCAGTACGCGACCTGGCGCTCGCGCGGCCTGCTGGTGCTGGCGTCGGCCTACCTGTTCAGCGCCTTGATGGCGGTGGCCCACGCGCTGAGCTTTCCGGGGCTGTTCCTGCAAGGGGGGCTGCCCGGCGGCGGGCCGCAGACGACGGCCTGGCTCTACTTCCTCTGGCACGGCGGCTTTCCGTCGCTGGTGGTGGCCTATGCGCTGATGGACCCGCGCGAGGAGGTGTTCGCCAGCGGCCAGCGGCCGTCGGCCCTGCCGGCGATCGGCCTGTGCTGCGCGCTCGTGCTGGCGGCGGCGCTGCTGTGCGTGGCCCTGGTCACGCAGGGCCACGGGCTGCTGCCGGTCATCATGAGCGGCGACTACGACGCGGCGGCCAAGCAGCTGGCAGCCTCTGCCACCTGGGTGCTGGGCCTGGTGTCGGTGCCGCTGCTGTGGCGCCGGCGGCCGCGCTCGGTGCTGGACCTGTGGCTGATGGTCGTGATGTTCGCCTGGGTGTTCGACGTGGCGCTGGCGGCCGTGTTCAACGGCGCGCGCTACGACGTGGGCTGGTACTTCGGGCGGGTCTACGGCATCCTGGCAGCCTCGTTCATCCTGATCGTGCTGCTGCTGGACAATGCCGTGCTCTACAGCGAGCTGGCGCGGGCGCACGACATCCAGCACGAGGCGGCCGCGGCCAGCCGCGAGGCGCGCGACGCGGCCGAGGAGGCGACGCGCGCCAAGTCGCAGTTCCTGGCGAACATGAGCCACGAGATCCGCACGCCGATGAACGCGATGCTGGGCATGACCCAGCTCGCGCTCAAGGGGCCGCTGGACACGCGCCAGCGTGGCTACCTCGAGAAGAGCCTGCAGGCGGGGCGGCACCTGCTGGGCATCCTCAACGACATCCTCGACCTGTCCAAGATCGAGGCCGGCAAGCTCGCGGTGGACAGCGTGGATTTTGAGCTCGAGCAGGTGCTGTCCGGCGTCGGCGACCTCGTCAATGAGAAGGCCGGCGCCAAGGGGCTCGAGGTGGTGATCGACGTCGACGAGCACGTGCCCAAGATGCTGCAAGGCGACCCGATGCGCCTGGGCCAGGTCCTGATGAACCTGGCCAACAACGCCGTCAAGTTCACCGACCAGGGCGAGGTGGCCATCACCGTGCGCGTGGCGCAGGAGACGGCCGACGGCGTCGTGCTGCGCTTCGCCGTCACCGACACCGGCATCGGCCTGTCGCCCGAGCAGCAGGAGCGGATGTTCCAGTCGTTCGAGCAGGCCGACGCCTCCACCACGCGCCGCTTCGGCGGCACCGGGCTGGGGCTGGCGATCTCCCGCCACCTCACGGGGCTGATGGGCGGCGAGATTGGCGTGGAGAGCGCGCTGGGCGAGGGCGCCACGTTCTGGTTCACGGCCCGCTTCGGGCGCTCGGCGCAGCGCGCTCGCGCGCTGGTCACCAACGGCGGGCTCAAGGGTCGGCGCATCCTGGTGGTGGACGACAGCGCCCGCGCGCGCGCCGTGATCGTCGACATGCTGCTGCGCATGAAGTTCGAGGTGGTCCAGGCCGACGCCGGCCGCGCGGCCCTGGCGCTGGTGGCCCAGGCCGACGCCCAGGGCCGGCCCTTCGACCTCGTGCTGCTGGACTGGCAGATGCCGGAGATGGACGGCATCGAGGCCGCGCGCGAGCTGGCGCGCCTGCCGCTCGGGCGCCGGCCCGAGGTGCTGCTGGTCACCGCCTTCAACCGCGAGGAGGTCATCAGCGGCGCTCGCGCCGCCGGCGTGCGCGAGGTGCTGATCAAGCCCGTGAGCCCCTCGCTGGTGTTCGACGCCCTGGTCGGCGCGCTGGGGCGCGGCCCGGCGCGGCCCCCCGCGGGCCGGGCCGCCGCCGGCGAGCCGGCCGCCGCCGCGGCCTACGACGCGGCGCGGGTGCTGCTGGTGGAGGACAACCCGGCCAACCAGGAGGTGGTGGTGGGCCTGCTGGAGCTGCGCGGCATCCAGGTGGACGTGGCCGGCAACGGCCAGCAGGCGCTGGAGCGGCTGCAGGCGGCGCCGGACGGCACCTGGGACCTCGTCTTCATGGACCTGCAGATGCCGGTGATGGATGGCATCACTGCCACGCAGGCGATCCGCCAGCTCGAGCGCTACCGTGCGCTGCCGGTGGTGGCGATGACGGCCAACGCCCTGGTCGGCGACCGCGAGCGCTGCCTGGCGGCCGGCATGGACGACCACGTGGCCAAGCCGATCGACGAGGAGCAGTTGCTGGCCGTGCTGGCGCGCTGGCTGCGCCGCCCGCCCGTCCCGCCGCCGGCCGAGGCGCCCGCGATGGCGCCCGACGCGGCCCTGGGCGCGGGCCGGCCCGGCCGGCGCGTGCGGCTCGACGTGGCCGATGCCCCGGCGCTGGCCATACCGCCGCCGCAGCCCGCGGCCGGCGCGCCGGCGTCGCCCTTCGAGGCGCTGGACGCCGCGATGGCCCACGACATTCGTTCCTCGCTCGGCGTGGTGGCTGGCTACGCCCGCCTGCTGGAGCTGAAGTTCGGCCCCGCGCTGGACGACAAGGGGCGCGAGTACATCGCGACGATGAGCGACACCACGCGCGAGACCACCCAGCTCGTGACCGCCTGGCGCACAGCGGCGCGGCTGCTGCGCCAGCCGCTGCAGCCCGAGACAGTCGACATGGCCGCCCTGGTGGCCGCGATGGTGGACGAGCTGTTCGCGGCCGACGCACCGCCGGCTGCGCCCACCCGCGTGAGCGTGCAGCCGGGGCTGCCCGCCGCGCAGGGCGACGGCGTGTTGCTAGCCCACGTCTGGCGCCAGTTGCTGGACAACGCGCGCAAGTTCACGCGGGACACCGCCGAGCCGGCCGTCCGCATCGAGTGGCGGCGCGAGGGCGGCGCCACGCACTACGGCGTGCTGGACAACGGCATCGGCCTCGCGGCCAAGGACCGGGCCCGGCTGTTCCAGCCGCTGCAGCGCCCGCATGGCGAGGCGTTCGACGGCCTGGGCCTGGGCCTGTTCGTGGCCCACCAACTGGCGCAGCGCCACGGCGGGCAGCTGTGGGCCGAGCCCGTGGAGGGGGGCGGCGCCGCCTTCTGGCTGGTGCTGCCGGACGCCGCTGCCGGCCCCGGCGCCGCGGCCTGA
- a CDS encoding protein kinase domain-containing protein yields MLTVLIVDDDEGVRNQAMRYLASPEIRLASASNGRLALEQAALVCPDIVICDVDMPELNGFDVLEALKADERLASAQVMMLTAQGSRNSMRLGMSLGADDYLTKPFTREELVEAVNGLIRRRGRLEVIKDTAARSGESSLRNRFAGSISGDEVALVPDVTPAPADQVLADAAVLVADIRGFTSIAEKLPSPDVARLLSTYLERASVPILAHGGQHLKLMGNGVMAVFPVDVRQPGSPSHRALEAATEMAEMAQGMADWVASTFQDARLPPFKVGIGVHCGDVALSYAGRAQGGAEATLAGEAVQIASRLENAGQALGWRIATSGAVVRAVGADARVGAASTLALRGSAAPIEVREVLGLSAPAKSGAEATLGPDGASATAFEHTLALGRQAGGGGSAGPDGGVAARLQREVREHADQAARAVKEALHDKLAELRRSEFPADAPPLRLEGYRVLRRLGVGGMSTVYLARREAHDDLVVLKVLGLDPQAEEPTGRFMRECSLLSAISHPHVVRIFNRGFSDDMAYIVMEYFENGDLRSQMKGALAPAQAVRILIQVADALAAIHRLGIVHRDLKPENLMVRANGDVVLADFGVAKQAGAAAASQPELTVKGELLGSPSYMSPEQISGEAVTPRSDLYSLGVLLYELVAGERPYNGKSLMELLSTHFKAPLPTLPAQAAALQPILDRLMAKKPAARYPSAEPLLDDLRAVARSLQPQGGDTAGGP; encoded by the coding sequence ATGCTGACCGTGTTGATCGTGGACGACGATGAAGGCGTCCGCAACCAGGCCATGCGCTATCTGGCCAGCCCGGAAATCCGGCTGGCCTCGGCTTCCAATGGGCGCCTGGCGCTGGAGCAGGCGGCGCTGGTGTGCCCGGACATCGTGATCTGCGATGTCGACATGCCCGAACTCAACGGCTTCGACGTGCTGGAGGCGCTGAAGGCCGACGAGCGGCTGGCCTCGGCCCAGGTCATGATGCTGACCGCCCAGGGCTCGCGCAACAGCATGCGGCTGGGCATGTCGCTGGGCGCCGATGACTACCTCACCAAGCCCTTCACGCGCGAGGAGCTGGTGGAGGCGGTGAACGGCCTGATCCGCCGCCGCGGCCGGTTGGAGGTCATCAAGGACACGGCCGCGCGCAGTGGCGAATCGTCGCTGCGCAACCGCTTTGCCGGCAGCATCTCGGGCGACGAGGTCGCGCTGGTGCCGGACGTGACGCCGGCGCCGGCCGACCAGGTGCTGGCGGACGCCGCCGTGCTGGTGGCCGACATCCGCGGCTTCACCTCGATCGCCGAGAAGCTGCCGTCGCCGGACGTGGCGCGGCTGCTCTCGACCTATCTGGAGCGCGCCAGCGTGCCGATCCTGGCCCACGGCGGACAGCACCTCAAGCTCATGGGCAACGGGGTGATGGCAGTGTTCCCGGTCGATGTGCGGCAGCCCGGCAGCCCGTCGCACCGCGCGTTGGAGGCCGCCACCGAGATGGCCGAGATGGCGCAGGGCATGGCCGACTGGGTGGCCTCCACCTTCCAGGACGCGCGGCTGCCGCCGTTCAAGGTCGGCATCGGCGTGCACTGCGGCGATGTCGCGCTCAGCTATGCCGGCCGCGCGCAGGGCGGCGCGGAGGCCACGCTGGCCGGCGAGGCGGTGCAGATCGCCTCGCGGCTGGAGAACGCCGGACAGGCGCTCGGCTGGCGCATTGCGACCAGCGGCGCAGTGGTGCGGGCGGTCGGCGCGGATGCGCGCGTCGGCGCGGCCTCGACCCTCGCGCTGCGCGGCTCGGCGGCGCCCATCGAGGTGCGCGAGGTGCTGGGGCTGTCGGCCCCGGCAAAAAGCGGGGCCGAGGCCACGCTGGGGCCGGACGGCGCTTCAGCCACGGCGTTCGAGCACACGCTCGCGCTGGGCCGGCAGGCCGGCGGCGGCGGTTCCGCGGGGCCGGATGGCGGGGTGGCCGCGCGGCTGCAGCGCGAGGTGCGCGAGCACGCCGACCAGGCGGCCCGCGCCGTCAAGGAGGCGCTGCACGACAAGCTGGCCGAGCTGCGCCGCAGCGAGTTCCCGGCCGACGCGCCGCCGCTGCGCCTGGAAGGCTACCGGGTGCTGCGCCGCCTGGGGGTGGGCGGCATGTCCACGGTCTACCTGGCGCGGCGCGAGGCGCACGACGACCTCGTGGTGCTCAAGGTGCTGGGGCTCGACCCTCAGGCTGAGGAACCCACGGGGCGCTTCATGCGCGAGTGCTCGCTGCTGTCGGCCATCTCGCACCCGCACGTGGTGCGGATCTTCAACCGCGGCTTCTCGGACGACATGGCCTACATCGTCATGGAGTACTTCGAGAACGGCGACCTGCGCAGCCAGATGAAGGGTGCGCTGGCGCCGGCGCAGGCGGTGCGTATCCTCATCCAGGTGGCGGACGCGCTGGCCGCGATCCACCGCCTGGGCATCGTGCACCGCGACCTCAAGCCCGAGAACCTCATGGTGCGCGCCAACGGCGACGTGGTGCTGGCCGACTTCGGGGTGGCCAAGCAGGCCGGCGCGGCGGCGGCCAGCCAGCCCGAGCTGACCGTCAAGGGCGAACTGCTGGGCTCGCCGTCCTACATGAGCCCCGAGCAGATCTCGGGCGAGGCCGTGACCCCCCGCTCCGACCTCTACAGCCTGGGCGTGCTGCTGTACGAGCTGGTGGCGGGCGAGCGGCCGTACAACGGCAAGTCGCTGATGGAGCTGCTGTCGACGCACTTCAAGGCGCCGCTGCCCACGCTGCCGGCGCAGGCGGCGGCGCTGCAGCCGATCCTGGACCGGCTCATGGCCAAGAAGCCGGCGGCGCGCTACCCCTCGGCCGAGCCGCTGCTGGACGACCTGCGTGCGGTGGCCCGCAGCCTCCAGCCGCAGGGCGGCGACACCGCGGGCGGGCCCTAG